From the bacterium genome, one window contains:
- a CDS encoding ferritin, which yields MNKNLEKALNDQINAEFYSGYLYLAMSAYFEEQNMTGFAGWMYVQYQEEITHAVKFFRYVLERGGSVTLDTIAKPATDWKNAEEVFAEVVKHEHYVTGLINKLVDLAIAEKDHATNNMLQWFVAEQVEEEANVAQIFGQIKMVQESKQGLYMLNKELGLRVFVDATAKPTA from the coding sequence ATGAATAAAAATTTGGAAAAAGCGCTTAATGATCAGATTAATGCCGAGTTTTACTCCGGTTATCTTTACCTGGCCATGTCCGCATATTTTGAGGAACAGAATATGACCGGGTTTGCCGGCTGGATGTATGTCCAGTATCAGGAAGAAATCACCCATGCGGTTAAGTTTTTCCGCTATGTTTTGGAGCGGGGCGGAAGTGTCACACTGGATACAATTGCCAAGCCGGCGACCGACTGGAAGAATGCGGAAGAAGTTTTTGCCGAAGTCGTGAAGCACGAACACTATGTAACCGGTTTAATCAATAAGTTGGTGGATCTGGCTATTGCGGAGAAGGACCATGCCACCAATAATATGCTGCAATGGTTTGTTGCCGAGCAGGTTGAAGAGGAGGCCAATGTCGCGCAGATTTTCGGCCAAATTAAGATGGTTCAGGAATCCAAACAGGGATTGTATATGTTAAATAAAGAGCTGGGCCTGCGCGTCTTTGTGGATGCGACAGCCAAACCCACGGCATAA
- a CDS encoding flavin reductase family protein, translated as MKPTPQELIKHEQALGLLNYGMYIVSSHAQDKKNGQIINVASQVTAEPMQVVICLNKQNLTHDYITQSGVFGLSILEQSTPFKVIGTWGFKSGRDVDKFKEAGHREGKTGVPLLIDHTLATLECEVVSCCDANTHSLFLGRVVGGEVLREGVALTYDYYRHVIKGKASKNAPTFRTQGH; from the coding sequence ATGAAACCGACGCCGCAAGAATTAATCAAACACGAGCAGGCATTGGGTCTGCTTAATTACGGCATGTATATCGTTTCGTCACACGCGCAGGATAAGAAGAATGGTCAGATTATCAATGTGGCCTCTCAGGTGACGGCCGAACCCATGCAGGTGGTTATTTGTCTGAATAAACAGAATTTGACCCATGATTATATTACGCAAAGCGGTGTTTTTGGTCTTTCAATTTTGGAGCAGTCGACACCGTTTAAAGTTATCGGAACTTGGGGATTTAAATCAGGTCGTGATGTGGATAAATTTAAGGAGGCCGGTCATCGCGAAGGCAAAACCGGTGTACCGCTTCTTATCGATCATACACTGGCAACCCTGGAGTGTGAGGTGGTTTCATGCTGTGATGCCAACACGCATAGCCTTTTCTTGGGGCGGGTGGTCGGCGGAGAAGTTTTACGTGAAGGGGTTGCCCTAACCTATGATTACTATCGTCACGTGATTAAAGGTAAGGCATCTAAAAACGCACCAACCTTCCGGACGCAGGGGCACTAA
- a CDS encoding rubredoxin gives MQKYVCEVCGYVYDPEKGDPDGNIAPGTPFDQIPDEWVCPECGVGKDSFSPAE, from the coding sequence ATGCAAAAATATGTATGCGAAGTTTGTGGGTATGTTTACGATCCTGAAAAAGGCGATCCGGATGGCAACATAGCACCTGGAACACCTTTCGATCAGATCCCGGATGAATGGGTCTGCCCGGAATGCGGTGTGGGGAAGGATTCTTTCTCGCCGGCAGAGTAA
- a CDS encoding L-lactate dehydrogenase: MNQKVVIIGAGSVGATFAYALMQSHLAREIVLIDLNKEKAQGEVMDLQQGIAFTRPVNIRLGDYSDCQDAAAIVVTAGAKQNPGEDRLALAGRNAGILNTMIPEIIKDGFAGVLIMTSNPVDVLTQMAWDISGLPRERVIGSGTVLDSSRLRALLSEHCQVDAANIHAMIIGEHGDSEVAAWSAATIGGVPIQQYCEACGRCAPVDKYPQLLEQVKNAAYDIIQRKGATYYAIGLALVQIVGAVLRDEHRVLPVSYVMPAFEGIEDVALSLPALVGRKGVEKILKLPLAEAEQAALRKSAFIIKQSYENIRSRIAKV, from the coding sequence ATGAATCAGAAAGTGGTTATTATTGGAGCCGGTTCAGTGGGTGCGACCTTTGCTTATGCATTGATGCAGAGCCATTTGGCCCGCGAGATTGTGCTGATTGATTTAAATAAAGAAAAAGCCCAGGGGGAGGTTATGGACCTTCAGCAGGGGATCGCTTTTACACGTCCGGTAAATATTCGGCTGGGCGATTACAGCGACTGCCAAGATGCTGCTGCAATTGTAGTAACGGCCGGGGCCAAACAAAATCCAGGCGAAGACCGTCTCGCGTTGGCAGGACGCAATGCCGGAATCTTAAATACGATGATTCCGGAAATTATCAAGGACGGGTTTGCCGGTGTTTTAATTATGACCTCGAATCCCGTGGATGTCTTGACCCAGATGGCTTGGGACATATCCGGACTACCCCGGGAGCGTGTCATCGGGTCGGGCACGGTATTGGATAGCTCCCGGTTGCGGGCCTTGCTCTCGGAGCATTGTCAGGTTGATGCTGCCAATATTCATGCCATGATTATCGGAGAACACGGTGATTCTGAGGTGGCCGCATGGAGCGCAGCGACCATTGGCGGTGTACCGATCCAGCAATACTGTGAGGCGTGTGGTAGATGTGCTCCGGTGGATAAATACCCGCAACTTTTAGAGCAGGTGAAAAATGCGGCGTATGATATTATTCAACGTAAAGGCGCGACCTATTATGCGATTGGATTGGCCTTGGTTCAGATCGTGGGTGCGGTCTTGCGGGATGAGCACCGCGTTTTGCCGGTCTCCTATGTCATGCCTGCATTTGAAGGCATTGAGGATGTGGCGCTTTCCCTGCCGGCTTTAGTGGGCCGTAAGGGCGTGGAAAAAATTTTGAAGTTACCGTTGGCAGAGGCAGAGCAGGCGGCATTGCGCAAGTCCGCGTTTATTATTAAACAGAGTTATGAAAATATTCGCAGCCGGATTGCGAAAGTTTAG
- the ptsP gene encoding phosphoenolpyruvate--protein phosphotransferase: MEQPLMELKGVAASSGLAVGRVCFWSDPEGIPRYPISPDQVKAELQRFDEALELSRHQIEKMRQRVEQELGQEEAAIFSSHNLLLNDPSLYAKVEKRLINLGVNLESALEETIEEMAQIFLKISDAYLRERVNDYRDIGRRVMDNLLSYQRQCTVEEGELVVMVARELMPSDTVHFHRQHVGAFVTEYGGVSSHAAILARSFHLPAVVSVPGALKQIRSGAQVLVDGNRGVIVLEPSMAQIEAAREDAARRSQAVLQVREAKPAETLDKILVRFSANLTREDEAEAALRVGAMGVGLLRTEFLFMDRREFLSEEEQYLAYRHVVEKMAPHTVIIRTLDLGEDKHFDFNNPVDEEKASRILGWRSIRLSLAHERIFMAQLKAIMRAAVHGKAKILLPMVNGVEEVRLVREIIARAAAEMSRQQISHQPDVSLGVMVETPASAFAPEILLREIDFISIGTNDLIQYVMVADRTSDKMQKYYRAASPIIVKLLQDIAQVSAALDKDVSICGELAGDPLYLPLLLGMGFTNFSVAPVLLPDLVDSVGHLRHSECKGLVQKALALSTADEVEDLLHQFRETAS, from the coding sequence ATGGAACAGCCGTTGATGGAATTAAAAGGTGTTGCCGCATCGTCGGGACTGGCGGTCGGTCGGGTTTGTTTTTGGAGTGATCCGGAGGGAATCCCCCGGTATCCAATCAGTCCGGATCAAGTCAAAGCGGAGCTCCAACGCTTTGACGAAGCATTGGAGCTCTCGCGGCACCAAATTGAGAAGATGCGGCAGCGGGTGGAGCAGGAATTAGGGCAGGAAGAGGCGGCTATTTTTTCATCGCACAACCTGCTGCTGAATGATCCCTCACTTTATGCCAAGGTGGAGAAACGGCTGATCAATTTAGGCGTTAATCTGGAATCCGCGCTTGAGGAGACTATTGAAGAAATGGCCCAAATCTTTCTTAAAATTTCCGATGCCTATCTGCGGGAGCGGGTCAATGATTATCGGGACATCGGCCGCCGGGTCATGGATAATTTACTTTCTTATCAGCGGCAGTGCACAGTGGAGGAAGGTGAGCTGGTGGTGATGGTGGCACGCGAGCTGATGCCTTCGGACACAGTCCATTTTCACCGGCAGCATGTTGGTGCTTTTGTAACTGAGTACGGCGGGGTTTCCTCGCATGCGGCAATTCTGGCACGCTCGTTTCATTTGCCGGCAGTGGTGAGTGTTCCCGGGGCGCTTAAGCAAATTCGGAGTGGGGCCCAGGTACTGGTTGACGGCAATCGCGGAGTGATTGTGCTGGAGCCGTCAATGGCGCAGATTGAAGCTGCCCGGGAGGATGCGGCCCGCCGCTCCCAGGCGGTTTTACAGGTCCGCGAAGCAAAGCCGGCTGAAACGCTTGATAAAATCCTGGTCCGATTTTCCGCTAATCTGACGCGCGAGGATGAGGCGGAGGCGGCTCTGCGGGTCGGTGCGATGGGGGTGGGTTTATTACGTACAGAGTTTCTTTTTATGGACCGCAGAGAATTTTTGAGTGAGGAAGAGCAATACCTGGCCTACCGTCACGTTGTGGAAAAGATGGCACCTCATACCGTGATTATCCGGACACTCGATTTAGGAGAGGACAAGCATTTTGATTTCAACAATCCGGTTGACGAGGAAAAGGCAAGCCGTATTTTAGGCTGGCGCTCGATCCGTCTCTCGCTGGCGCATGAGCGTATCTTTATGGCGCAGCTTAAAGCGATTATGCGGGCTGCGGTACACGGCAAAGCGAAAATTCTGCTGCCTATGGTCAACGGGGTTGAGGAAGTTCGCCTTGTGCGGGAGATTATCGCCCGGGCAGCTGCAGAAATGTCCCGACAGCAGATTTCCCATCAGCCGGATGTTTCTTTGGGGGTGATGGTTGAGACCCCGGCCTCGGCATTTGCACCTGAGATCCTCTTGCGGGAAATTGATTTCATTTCCATCGGGACCAATGATTTGATTCAGTACGTGATGGTGGCTGACCGGACCTCGGATAAAATGCAGAAGTATTATCGGGCCGCATCCCCAATTATAGTAAAACTTTTACAGGATATTGCCCAGGTGAGCGCCGCGTTGGACAAAGATGTAAGCATTTGCGGCGAACTGGCCGGTGATCCGCTTTATTTACCCCTGTTGTTGGGCATGGGATTTACCAATTTTTCCGTTGCGCCGGTTTTGCTGCCGGATTTGGTGGACTCGGTCGGACACCTCCGGCATTCGGAGTGTAAAGGGCTGGTGCAAAAAGCACTTGCGCTTTCCACAGCAGATGAGGTTGAGGATCTTTTGCACCAATTCCGGGAGACGGCATCTTGA
- a CDS encoding Rrf2 family transcriptional regulator — MAGFFHVSDAASLALHALALLAKDKDQTISAKVLAQTMGVSLTHLAKVMQRLEHAGYVQSKRGPAGGFVLKKKAAVISLREIYETIAGSIKTTRCPLGIPQCKAECPLRRTLYRAEADIVRELARTTLADFAGTLKIKS; from the coding sequence ATGGCGGGTTTTTTCCATGTATCAGATGCAGCATCCTTGGCATTGCATGCCTTGGCATTATTGGCCAAGGACAAAGATCAGACAATTTCAGCCAAGGTGTTGGCACAGACCATGGGCGTATCGTTGACTCATCTGGCCAAAGTGATGCAGCGGCTGGAGCATGCCGGTTATGTTCAGAGCAAGCGGGGTCCGGCCGGCGGGTTTGTACTGAAAAAAAAAGCAGCCGTGATATCGCTTCGGGAAATCTACGAGACCATTGCCGGCAGTATTAAAACGACACGCTGTCCTTTGGGAATACCGCAGTGTAAAGCGGAATGTCCACTGAGACGGACGCTGTATCGGGCGGAGGCGGATATTGTGCGTGAACTGGCGCGAACCACCCTGGCGGATTTTGCCGGGACCCTTAAAATTAAAAGTTAA
- a CDS encoding 4Fe-4S binding protein has product MGNQRKIIKINEALCNGCGLCIPNCPEGALQIIDNKARLVSDLFCDGLGACIGHCPEGAITIEEREAEPYDEKKVMNNIVPQGVNTIKAHLKHLKDHGADDLYSQAVAYLKENNIPVPEDTPAATEVPGGGCPGSRAVDLKQAAPQPDVSQAGPRAVSQLQNWPVQLMLVPQSAPYLKNADLLIAADCVAFAYAEFHRDFIKDKVVIIACPKLDDAAYYTEKLTSLFQANEIKSVQVAHMQVPCCSGLVEIIKRARTESGKNIPISRVNISLQGDILEEVATV; this is encoded by the coding sequence ATGGGAAACCAACGTAAAATTATCAAAATTAATGAGGCACTCTGCAATGGATGCGGTCTATGTATTCCCAATTGCCCGGAAGGGGCCTTGCAGATTATAGACAACAAAGCCAGATTGGTCAGTGATTTGTTCTGTGACGGATTGGGTGCTTGTATCGGACATTGCCCGGAAGGCGCCATTACGATTGAGGAACGCGAGGCGGAGCCCTATGATGAAAAAAAAGTTATGAATAATATTGTGCCGCAAGGGGTCAACACGATCAAGGCGCATTTAAAACACTTAAAAGATCATGGTGCAGACGATTTATACAGTCAGGCAGTGGCGTATCTGAAGGAGAACAATATTCCGGTCCCGGAGGATACCCCGGCGGCAACAGAGGTACCCGGCGGCGGATGTCCGGGGTCGCGTGCCGTGGACCTCAAGCAAGCGGCACCCCAGCCCGATGTCAGCCAGGCCGGCCCGCGCGCAGTGTCGCAGCTTCAGAATTGGCCGGTCCAGCTCATGTTGGTGCCGCAGAGTGCACCCTACTTAAAGAATGCCGACCTGTTGATTGCCGCAGACTGTGTTGCGTTTGCCTATGCCGAGTTTCATCGGGATTTTATAAAGGATAAGGTTGTTATTATTGCCTGCCCCAAACTGGATGATGCCGCTTACTATACTGAGAAATTGACCTCACTATTCCAGGCCAATGAGATTAAGTCCGTCCAGGTGGCGCACATGCAGGTGCCTTGTTGTTCCGGGTTGGTTGAAATTATCAAGCGGGCGCGTACCGAATCCGGTAAAAATATTCCTATAAGCAGGGTCAATATAAGCTTGCAGGGCGACATACTCGAAGAAGTAGCGACAGTATAA
- the hcp gene encoding hydroxylamine reductase yields MYCNQCQETLKNTACTIRGVCGKAGETSDLQDLLIYTLQGMALYAESTDRELDNRYGAFACKALFATITNANFDDARISALIREALTLRHELKAQTKLSGALHDAAVWQGASDADFAAQSARVGIQGYDADEDARSLKLLMLYGLKGIAAYAEHAEILGKQNFDIYRFVFKALAALTKPLPADTLTAMVLETGSIAVTTMALLDEANTSAYGHPEMTEVNIGVQNRPGILISGHDLKDMEALLHQTEGTGVDVYTHSEMLPANYYPRFKKYQHFVGNYGNAWWKQGSEFESFNGPVIMTTNCITPVRESYRDRIFTTGMAGFPGVRHIAESKSGEEKDFSEVIALAKTCVSPQEIETGTLIGGFAHQQVMALSDKIVAAVKSGAIKRFVVMAGCDGRQPGRNYFTEVAEALPQEAVILTAGCAKYRYNKLNLGDIGGIPRVLDAGQCNDSYSLAVIALKLKEIMGAADINDLPISFDIAWYEQKAVTVLLALLHLGFKGIRLGPTLPAFLSPGVVKVLVENFNIKPIGDVAKDVADMMGIKDGDTDKETAGV; encoded by the coding sequence ATGTATTGTAATCAATGCCAGGAAACATTAAAAAACACGGCCTGTACAATTCGCGGAGTTTGTGGAAAGGCAGGAGAAACATCCGATTTGCAGGATCTTTTAATCTACACACTCCAGGGCATGGCGCTGTATGCGGAAAGCACGGATCGGGAATTGGACAACCGCTACGGGGCATTTGCCTGCAAAGCATTGTTTGCCACCATCACCAATGCGAATTTCGATGATGCACGCATCAGCGCGCTCATCAGGGAAGCGCTCACACTGCGTCATGAACTCAAAGCACAGACAAAGCTGTCCGGCGCATTGCATGATGCGGCAGTATGGCAGGGAGCAAGTGATGCGGATTTTGCCGCGCAGTCTGCTCGGGTCGGTATTCAAGGGTATGATGCGGATGAGGATGCCCGCTCTTTGAAATTGTTGATGCTTTACGGACTCAAAGGGATCGCGGCGTATGCGGAGCATGCTGAAATATTGGGAAAACAAAATTTCGATATTTACCGGTTTGTGTTTAAAGCGCTGGCCGCTTTGACCAAGCCGCTTCCCGCCGACACCCTGACGGCCATGGTTTTAGAGACAGGCAGTATTGCGGTCACGACCATGGCGTTGCTCGATGAGGCGAATACATCTGCTTACGGACATCCGGAAATGACCGAGGTCAATATTGGTGTGCAGAACCGTCCGGGTATTTTAATTTCCGGACATGATCTCAAAGATATGGAAGCATTACTTCATCAGACCGAAGGGACCGGGGTGGATGTGTACACGCACAGCGAGATGCTGCCGGCAAATTACTATCCGAGGTTCAAAAAGTATCAGCATTTTGTAGGAAATTATGGTAATGCCTGGTGGAAGCAGGGAAGTGAATTTGAGTCATTCAACGGGCCGGTCATTATGACGACCAACTGCATTACGCCGGTTAGGGAAAGTTACCGTGACCGGATATTTACCACCGGGATGGCTGGTTTTCCAGGTGTGCGGCATATTGCTGAATCCAAGTCAGGAGAAGAGAAGGATTTCAGCGAGGTCATTGCTCTGGCAAAAACCTGCGTTTCACCCCAGGAAATAGAGACCGGCACTCTTATAGGCGGATTTGCCCATCAACAGGTTATGGCATTGTCCGACAAAATCGTGGCGGCAGTTAAGTCCGGCGCCATCAAGCGTTTTGTTGTTATGGCCGGATGTGACGGTCGTCAGCCGGGCCGAAATTATTTTACAGAGGTCGCTGAGGCATTGCCCCAGGAAGCTGTGATCCTGACAGCCGGGTGTGCCAAGTATCGCTATAATAAACTTAATTTGGGTGATATTGGAGGCATTCCGCGCGTATTGGATGCCGGTCAATGCAATGATTCTTATTCATTGGCAGTGATTGCACTGAAGTTAAAAGAGATCATGGGCGCGGCGGATATCAATGATCTGCCGATTTCTTTTGATATTGCCTGGTACGAGCAAAAAGCGGTTACCGTGCTTTTGGCTTTGCTCCATTTGGGATTCAAGGGAATCCGGTTGGGTCCGACATTGCCGGCCTTCCTTTCCCCCGGCGTGGTCAAGGTGCTGGTGGAGAATTTTAATATCAAACCGATCGGGGATGTGGCCAAGGATGTGGCCGATATGATGGGCATCAAGGATGGCGACACGGATAAAGAAACGGCCGGAGTCTAA
- a CDS encoding DUF3592 domain-containing protein, with amino-acid sequence MSENHALPEEPQPSKISLSALSSALLILGCGSLLAGLGYLFSDAKLIAMILLGAGLFGLGFGLGPRFGPAWSAIGGAGLVLAGIGLLLVGLGTFEKTPASIHWPTAPATIIRSDAESYTTTEKVGKDENIISYQVAIIEYNYSVGDTNYASSQIALAPQQRGDAARLLTKYPIYKQFRAYYNPDNPGEAVLEPGKRKGNFLQPLIGVLLMVVGSLAAIRKFQRYLETLS; translated from the coding sequence ATGTCTGAAAACCATGCTCTACCGGAAGAACCCCAACCATCAAAAATATCTCTGTCAGCTTTAAGTTCCGCTCTTCTCATACTTGGCTGCGGGAGTCTTCTCGCGGGTCTGGGATATCTTTTTTCAGATGCCAAACTCATCGCCATGATACTGCTCGGCGCGGGACTCTTTGGTCTCGGCTTTGGACTGGGTCCGCGTTTTGGGCCGGCATGGTCTGCTATCGGAGGTGCCGGTCTGGTTCTGGCAGGAATCGGTTTATTACTGGTCGGACTGGGTACTTTTGAAAAAACCCCGGCCAGCATCCACTGGCCCACAGCACCGGCAACCATTATCCGCTCAGATGCGGAAAGCTATACCACCACAGAAAAAGTGGGCAAGGATGAAAATATTATTAGTTATCAAGTTGCGATCATAGAATATAATTACTCGGTCGGCGACACCAATTATGCCTCCAGTCAAATTGCGCTGGCCCCTCAACAGCGCGGCGATGCCGCCCGGCTGCTTACAAAGTATCCCATCTACAAACAATTTCGTGCCTATTACAACCCGGACAATCCCGGCGAGGCTGTACTGGAACCGGGTAAACGCAAAGGCAATTTTCTACAGCCGCTCATTGGCGTTTTACTCATGGTTGTCGGCAGCCTGGCTGCTATCCGAAAGTTCCAGCGCTATTTAGAGACTTTGTCATAG
- a CDS encoding nucleotidyltransferase domain-containing protein: MNMKKCLLAGHAGKKCPDCKTGEKCQACQEKAAQAGKDRVTCSVMGSTIAKDKVVATREYKSKNIIYTAKAASVNLIKIPGNTRINKMMLCTGSDIRHSPGVRPYSISGIEARVFGSRILGTHQRFSDIDIALKGKEKISLQVQAALKQALSESDLPILVDIVDWHAISDEFKSIIEKKFEIL, from the coding sequence ATGAATATGAAAAAATGTTTATTAGCAGGTCATGCGGGGAAAAAATGCCCGGATTGCAAGACGGGAGAGAAATGTCAGGCTTGTCAGGAAAAAGCAGCTCAAGCAGGCAAGGATAGGGTGACCTGTTCGGTGATGGGATCGACCATTGCCAAGGACAAAGTAGTTGCCACCCGTGAGTATAAGAGTAAGAATATTATTTATACTGCAAAGGCTGCATCAGTAAATTTGATAAAAATCCCGGGAAATACGCGAATTAATAAAATGATGTTATGTACAGGGTCGGACATCCGGCATTCGCCGGGTGTCCGACCCTACAGCATTTCGGGTATTGAAGCGCGGGTTTTTGGATCGCGCATACTTGGCACCCATCAGCGTTTTTCCGATATTGATATCGCCCTCAAGGGCAAAGAAAAAATTTCCCTACAAGTCCAGGCCGCATTGAAACAAGCCCTTTCAGAATCCGATCTGCCCATTCTGGTGGATATCGTAGACTGGCATGCCATCTCAGATGAATTCAAATCCATTATTGAAAAAAAATTCGAGATATTATAA
- a CDS encoding putative addiction module antidote protein: MNKLTSKQKQKLKGYSHWSDIIKDDFKRNPEEAYAYLTAALKNYEKDGNEKLLLLALRRMAEAVGVANLAKKAGLSRQSIYKALSEHGNPTLKTLDTLLHALGFTHSFKPI, encoded by the coding sequence ATGAATAAACTGACGAGCAAACAAAAACAGAAGCTAAAAGGTTATTCGCACTGGTCGGATATTATCAAAGATGACTTCAAAAGAAATCCGGAAGAAGCCTATGCTTATTTGACTGCTGCTCTAAAAAACTATGAAAAAGACGGTAATGAAAAATTGCTCTTGCTGGCTCTACGGAGAATGGCTGAGGCTGTGGGTGTCGCAAACTTAGCTAAAAAAGCCGGACTCTCCCGGCAAAGCATTTATAAAGCACTGTCCGAACATGGCAATCCCACATTAAAAACACTGGATACCCTGCTGCATGCACTGGGATTTACCCACAGCTTCAAGCCTATTTAA
- a CDS encoding type II toxin-antitoxin system RelE/ParE family toxin: protein MQHKKIKIFKTPAGKEPFLTWFRSLKDLSVRTRIRTRLDRVALGNLRDYKALGEGVFELKFNFGVRIYFGQIGNIVVLLLHGGDKKTQQKDIKKAKDYWRWFHE from the coding sequence ATGCAGCATAAAAAAATAAAAATCTTCAAAACTCCGGCAGGAAAAGAGCCTTTTTTAACTTGGTTTCGCTCATTAAAAGACCTTTCAGTGCGGACGCGAATCCGTACCCGTTTGGATCGCGTGGCATTGGGCAATTTAAGAGATTACAAAGCGCTGGGCGAAGGTGTTTTTGAATTAAAATTCAATTTTGGAGTAAGAATTTATTTTGGGCAGATTGGGAACATTGTTGTGCTGCTATTGCACGGCGGTGATAAAAAAACACAGCAAAAGGATATAAAAAAAGCCAAAGATTATTGGAGATGGTTTCATGAATAA